One part of the Xiphophorus maculatus strain JP 163 A chromosome 1, X_maculatus-5.0-male, whole genome shotgun sequence genome encodes these proteins:
- the aaas gene encoding aladin: MCSLALFPPPLPPGQTTMCESNNELLSGANNSEARQDSGPLSLHFPRESLKLHSRTESSSKAAFLDHSETLWMRSAAAWRDGGFTGLLNEITTSHAEVPKWLSVTSGCILALLRWVSSFHGSLYPHVTLSSEDMIAEFSQVLNWSDCVVRAFAWHPHTDKFAVALLDDSIKIYNPKSAITPTLKHRLQRNVAAVQWKPLCASALAVACQNCLLVWNVDPCSLSTRPSSSCAQVLSHPGHSPVTSIAWSPSGSLLVSASPLDTSMTVWDVAAESCVPLQRVGGGGVTFLSWSPDGSHILASTPSALFRVWETRMWTCERWPCIKGRCQSGCWSPDGSRLLFTVQGEMVIYALTFSGSPGVPPGLVKGPQIAVVVADLSETTFNSPDGDIIVGGEIQSLSWDPRGERLAVLLKGDPEAANRPAIIAVFKTRANPVFELLPCGFVQGELGAEPRLLQFHPNFQHGALLTVCWSSGKITHIPFYFLSSDVSQVGLSGSPPLPHLQERPADFSNQSLFTELIS; the protein is encoded by the exons ATGTGCTCTCTGGCTCTGTTTCCCCCTCCACTGCCCCCCGGACAAACCACTATGTGCGAATCCAACAACGAGCTTCTTTCTGGAGCCAACAACTCCGAGGCGAGACAG GACTCCGGTCCGCTGAGTCTCCATTTCCCCAGAGAGTCCCTGAAGCTTCACAGCCgcacagaaagcagcagcaaagCAGCTTTTCTGGACCACTCGGAAACTCTGTGGATGAGGAGCGCTGCTGCTTG GCGGGACGGTGGGTTCACTGGGCTGCTCAATGAAATTACAACCTCACATGCAGAAG TGCCAAAGTGGCTGTCGGTGACGTCTGGATGTATCCTGGCATTGCTCCGATGGGTCTCCTCCTTTCATGGCTCCCTGTATCCTCACGTCACG ctgagCAGTGAGGACATGATCGCTGAGTTTTCTCAGGTGCTAAATTG GTCTGATTGTGTGGTGCGAGCCTTCGCCTGGCATCCACACACTGATAAGTTTGCTGTCGCTTTGTTGGACGACTCCATCAAGATCTACAACCCCAAAAG TGCCATCACTCCCACACTGAAGCATCGTCTGCAGAGGAATGTTGCAGCCGTGCAGTGGAAGCCTCTGTGTGCGTCTGCGCTGGCGGTGGCGTGTCAGAACTGCTTGCTGGTGTGGAACGTCGACCCCTGCTCTCTGTCTACCAG GCCTTCTTCTAGCTGTGCTCAGGTTCTGTCCCACCCTGGTCACTCCCCGGTCACGTCCATTGCCTGGTCTCCGAGCGGATCTCTCCTCGTGTCTGCCTCCCCGCTGGACACCTCCATGACG GTTTGGGATGTCGCTGCAGAGAGCTGCGTGCCTCTGCAACGTGTCGGAGGAGGCGGCGTCACCTTCCTGTCCTGGTCCCCAGACGGCAGCCACATCCTGGCATCCACACCGTCTGCCTTGTTCAg GGTTTGGGAGACCAGGATGTGGACCTGTGAGCGCTGGCCGTGTATAAAGGGGCGCTGCCAG TCTGGCTGTTGGAGTCCAGATGGGAGTCGGCTTCTCTTCACAGTTCAAGGAGAAATGGTCATCTACGCTCTGACCTTCTCTGGATCGCCAG gtGTCCCTCCGGGTTTGGTCAAAGGGCCACAGATAGCCGTTGTTGTTGCTGACCTATCAGAGACAACCTTTAACAGCCCAGATGGAGACATCAT tgttGGTGGAGAGATTCAGTCTCTGTCGTGGGATCCCAGGGGAGAGCGGCTCGCAGTTCTTCTTAAAG GCGATCCTGAAGCAGCGAACCGGCCTGCAATCATTGCTGTCTTCAAAACAAGAGCCAACCCTGTCTTTGAGCTTCTGCCTTG TGGGTTCGTTCAGGGAGAACTGGGCGCAGAACCGAGACTGCTGCAGTTTCACCCAAATTTCCAGCATGGGGCTCTGCTGACTGTG tgttggTCGAGTGGAAAAATTACACACATCCCTTTCTACTTCCTGAGCTCCGACGTCTCCCAGGTTGGCCTCAGCGGGAGTCCGCCGCTGCCTCACCTACAGGAAAGACCTGCAGACTTTTCTAATCAGTCGCTCTTCACGGAGCTCATCTCCTGA